The following proteins are co-located in the Diaphorobacter sp. HDW4B genome:
- a CDS encoding DUF1328 domain-containing protein codes for MLHYAVVFLVIALVAALFGFGGIASGAVGIAKILFFVFIVIAVITFVMGLINRK; via the coding sequence ATGCTTCATTACGCAGTAGTATTTCTGGTGATTGCACTCGTTGCCGCCCTGTTCGGATTTGGGGGAATTGCCTCGGGTGCAGTTGGTATTGCGAAGATACTGTTCTTCGTTTTCATCGTGATTGCGGTCATCACCTTCGTCATGGGACTGATCAACCGCAAGTGA
- a CDS encoding CHASE3 domain-containing protein — protein sequence MRKFPFSKMTVNMLLAILAAVVLVAINEAGYISSNAAIQRLEQAQNTRRALDRLVREMLSVESGLRGYLLTGNSQYIEPYAESAKAIGSNVAELHGLLREFPEDSSDFTDLSNQIARRLSELDLSLQLRRNGNEDAWQFVVTTDVGLRHMEAIRATSQRMIQRTIQRADDSNAAIMHSLRLSRIGIAAVAAIGLLAFYMYLRKAQALQEVSDREKEAQAHERDQLEQLVRDRTASLGKLATHLQQVREEERGHLARELHDELGALLTAAKLDVARLRSHVDVNAPDVAARLNHLVQTLNTVIALKRRIIEDLRPSSLSNLGLTASLEILTREFGERSKLHIDVSLEPVQLSDSSQLTVYRLIQESLTNIGKYANASKVLITVHDYPTHVTVQVRDNGSGFDTHMISPTAHGLAGMQHRVEAAGGRLAVTSSSGEGTLVSATLPHSTGQ from the coding sequence ATGCGCAAGTTTCCGTTCTCGAAAATGACCGTCAACATGTTGCTGGCGATACTGGCCGCAGTGGTGTTGGTCGCCATCAATGAGGCGGGATACATCAGCTCCAACGCCGCCATTCAACGGCTGGAGCAGGCCCAGAACACGCGCCGAGCACTGGATCGGCTGGTGCGCGAAATGCTCAGCGTAGAAAGTGGTTTGCGCGGATATCTGTTGACCGGCAATTCGCAATACATCGAGCCCTATGCCGAAAGTGCCAAGGCGATCGGTAGCAACGTCGCCGAGCTGCACGGGCTGCTGCGGGAGTTTCCCGAAGACAGCAGCGACTTCACCGACCTGTCCAACCAGATCGCCCGACGCCTTTCCGAGCTCGACCTGAGCCTGCAACTGCGCCGCAACGGCAACGAGGACGCGTGGCAGTTCGTGGTGACCACCGATGTCGGGCTTCGGCACATGGAGGCCATCCGCGCCACCTCGCAGCGCATGATCCAGCGGACGATTCAACGCGCCGACGACTCCAACGCCGCCATCATGCATTCGCTTCGGCTCTCGCGCATCGGCATTGCCGCCGTGGCCGCCATCGGCCTGCTCGCCTTCTACATGTATCTGCGCAAGGCCCAGGCACTGCAGGAAGTCAGTGATCGGGAAAAGGAAGCACAGGCGCATGAGCGCGACCAGTTGGAGCAGCTCGTGCGCGACCGCACGGCCTCGCTCGGCAAGCTCGCCACGCACTTGCAGCAGGTGCGCGAAGAGGAGCGCGGCCATCTCGCCCGCGAATTGCATGACGAGCTGGGCGCGCTGCTCACGGCCGCCAAGCTGGACGTGGCGCGGCTCAGATCGCATGTGGATGTCAATGCGCCGGACGTCGCCGCGCGCCTGAATCATCTGGTGCAGACGCTCAACACCGTCATCGCGCTCAAGCGGCGCATCATCGAAGACCTGCGCCCGTCGTCGCTCTCGAACCTGGGGCTCACCGCCTCGCTGGAGATCCTGACGCGCGAATTCGGCGAGCGCTCCAAGCTCCACATCGACGTCAGCCTGGAGCCCGTGCAGCTGTCCGATTCGTCACAGCTCACCGTTTACCGTTTGATTCAAGAATCCCTCACCAACATTGGCAAATACGCGAACGCCAGCAAAGTGCTCATCACCGTGCACGACTACCCCACGCATGTGACCGTGCAGGTGCGGGACAACGGCAGCGGCTTCGACACCCACATGATCTCGCCCACCGCACATGGGCTCGCGGGCATGCAGCATCGGGTGGAAGCGGCGGGCGGGCGGCTCGCCGTCACCTCCTCGTCCGGCGAAGGCACTCTCGTGTCGGCCACGCTGCCGCACAGCACGGGGCAGTGA
- a CDS encoding response regulator transcription factor — MIKVGIVDDHAIVRSGLKQYLSEHVDLRVVGEAANGREAIDLIRAQEVDVLVMDLAMPGQSGLDALAMLRAKAPNMGILILSGYPEEHYAINLIRQGASGYLNKECDPKEIIEAIRTIALGRRYLTPAVADLLAQQLNRKDDAPPHEQLSEREFQVFLKLARGETAGDIAKSLSLSVKTVSTYRTRLMEKLGLSSNSDLTYYALKNKLID; from the coding sequence ATGATCAAAGTTGGAATCGTGGATGACCACGCGATTGTCCGCTCGGGACTCAAACAGTATCTGTCGGAGCATGTCGATTTGCGTGTGGTGGGCGAGGCCGCCAATGGCCGTGAAGCCATCGATCTCATTCGCGCACAGGAAGTGGATGTGTTGGTGATGGACCTGGCCATGCCCGGTCAAAGTGGTCTGGACGCGCTGGCCATGCTTCGCGCCAAGGCGCCGAACATGGGCATTCTCATTCTGAGCGGTTACCCCGAAGAGCATTACGCCATCAACCTGATTCGCCAGGGCGCGAGCGGTTATCTCAACAAGGAATGCGACCCCAAGGAAATCATCGAGGCCATTCGCACGATTGCGCTGGGCCGTCGCTACCTCACGCCAGCCGTGGCCGACCTGCTCGCGCAGCAACTCAACCGCAAGGATGATGCACCGCCACACGAGCAATTGTCCGAGCGCGAATTTCAGGTGTTCCTCAAGCTGGCGCGTGGTGAGACTGCGGGCGACATCGCCAAGTCGCTGTCGCTGAGCGTGAAGACGGTCAGCACGTACCGCACGCGTCTGATGGAAAAACTGGGGCTGTCGTCCAACAGCGACCTGACCTACTACGCCCTCAAGAACAAGCTGATCGATTGA
- a CDS encoding response regulator — MKLRTYIVEDNATIRENLIGTLEELADVQAIGTAETEDAGKAWLTANPAEWDLAIIDLFLRQGSGLGVLEACRKRNKTQKMVVLSNYATPDVRMRCAQLGVDAVFDKSNEIEALVDYCIEHGRNHVDVNRIS, encoded by the coding sequence GTGAAATTGCGCACTTACATCGTTGAAGACAACGCCACGATTCGCGAGAATCTGATTGGCACGCTGGAGGAGCTCGCTGACGTCCAAGCCATAGGCACGGCCGAAACGGAGGACGCCGGCAAGGCTTGGCTGACCGCCAATCCGGCCGAATGGGATCTCGCCATCATCGACCTGTTCCTGCGCCAGGGCAGCGGCTTGGGCGTGCTCGAAGCCTGCCGCAAACGCAACAAGACCCAGAAAATGGTCGTGCTCAGCAACTACGCCACACCCGACGTGCGCATGCGCTGCGCGCAATTGGGAGTCGATGCGGTGTTCGACAAGTCCAACGAGATCGAGGCGCTGGTGGACTACTGCATCGAGCATGGCCGCAATCACGTCGACGTCAACCGGATCTCCTGA
- a CDS encoding HesA/MoeB/ThiF family protein, which translates to MNDDQLLRYSRHIMLDDIGIEGQERILSAHALVIGAGGLGSPVALILAAAGVGTVTLVDDDEVDLTNLQRQIAHTTERVGMDKVESARAAMLAINPGVNVRTLKQRVDGQALEHLVQCATVVLDCTDNYKTRHAINAACVHQRKPLVAGAAIRMDGQISVFDPRQDASPCYACLFSPDDEFEEVACSTMGVFAPMVSIIGSMQAAEALKLIVETAGPSLSGRLLMLDGRSMHWTEMRTARDPECPVCGASEKTTDK; encoded by the coding sequence ATGAACGACGACCAACTACTGCGCTACTCGCGTCACATCATGCTGGACGACATCGGGATCGAGGGGCAGGAACGCATCTTGTCCGCCCACGCCCTTGTCATCGGCGCGGGCGGCCTCGGCTCTCCCGTCGCCCTGATCCTCGCCGCCGCAGGCGTCGGCACGGTCACGCTGGTCGATGACGACGAGGTCGACCTCACCAACCTGCAGCGCCAGATCGCCCACACCACCGAGCGCGTGGGCATGGACAAGGTCGAGTCGGCCCGCGCGGCCATGCTGGCCATCAATCCGGGCGTGAACGTCCGCACGCTCAAGCAACGCGTGGACGGTCAGGCGCTGGAGCACCTGGTGCAGTGCGCCACCGTCGTGCTCGACTGCACCGACAACTACAAGACCCGCCACGCCATCAATGCCGCCTGCGTGCACCAGCGCAAGCCGCTGGTCGCGGGCGCAGCCATCCGCATGGACGGGCAGATCAGCGTGTTCGATCCGCGCCAGGACGCTTCGCCCTGCTATGCCTGCCTGTTCTCGCCCGACGACGAGTTCGAGGAAGTGGCCTGCTCGACCATGGGGGTGTTCGCGCCCATGGTCAGCATCATCGGCTCGATGCAGGCGGCCGAAGCGCTCAAGCTGATTGTCGAAACGGCGGGCCCGTCGCTCAGCGGGCGGCTGTTGATGCTCGACGGGCGCAGCATGCACTGGACCGAAATGCGCACCGCCCGCGATCCCGAGTGTCCGGTCTGCGGCGCTTCGGAAAAAACTACCGACAAGTAG
- a CDS encoding S41 family peptidase has translation MGQKLKIAGWISVGVFAGALTTVSLQTVARSGMTPLPLEEIQQLSAVFGLIKTDYVDQVDDRKLITDAISGMVSSLDPHSQYFDKKSFKEFREGTSGRFVGVGIEITQEDGLIKIVSPIEGSPADRAGLKTNDLITKIDDTAVKGLSLNDAVKKMRGEPNTKVTLTILRKDESRTFPVTITREEIKTQSVKAKMVQPGYAWVRLSQFQERTVDDFVRKVDDLYKQDPHIKGMVLDLRNDPGGLLDAAVAISAAFLPENVTVVTTNGQLPESKSAFKAAPEDYARRGSDPLRSLPAGLKKVPLVVLVNEGSASASEIVAGALQDHKRATIMGAQTFGKGSVQTVRPLGPDTGIKLTTARYYTPSGRSIQAKGIVPDVWVDETAEGDLYASLRPREADLEKHLSSGQGEEVKDAAREKAREEAMKRLEEESKDKEKAKKDKLPEFGSDKDFQLNQAINQLRGVTVLASKSKTERPEAKKEE, from the coding sequence ATGGGCCAAAAACTCAAAATAGCAGGTTGGATTTCCGTCGGCGTCTTCGCTGGCGCGCTCACCACGGTGTCTTTGCAGACCGTGGCGCGCAGCGGCATGACTCCGCTGCCACTGGAGGAAATCCAGCAACTGTCGGCGGTTTTTGGTCTGATCAAGACCGATTACGTCGATCAGGTCGATGACCGCAAGCTGATCACCGATGCCATCTCCGGCATGGTCTCCAGCCTCGATCCGCATTCCCAGTACTTCGACAAGAAGTCGTTCAAGGAATTCCGCGAAGGCACGAGCGGCCGTTTCGTGGGCGTGGGCATCGAGATCACGCAGGAAGACGGCCTGATCAAGATCGTCTCGCCGATTGAAGGCTCGCCTGCCGATCGCGCCGGTCTCAAGACCAACGATCTGATCACCAAGATCGACGACACGGCCGTCAAGGGCCTGTCGCTCAACGACGCCGTCAAGAAGATGCGCGGCGAACCCAACACCAAGGTGACGCTGACCATCCTGCGCAAGGATGAAAGCCGCACCTTCCCCGTGACCATCACGCGCGAAGAAATCAAGACCCAGTCCGTCAAGGCCAAGATGGTCCAGCCGGGTTATGCGTGGGTGCGCCTGTCGCAGTTCCAGGAACGCACGGTCGACGATTTCGTGCGCAAGGTGGACGACCTGTACAAGCAGGACCCCCACATCAAGGGCATGGTGCTTGACCTGCGCAACGATCCGGGCGGCCTGCTCGACGCAGCCGTCGCCATCTCCGCCGCCTTCCTGCCCGAGAACGTGACCGTGGTGACCACCAACGGCCAGTTGCCCGAGAGCAAGTCCGCATTCAAGGCAGCGCCTGAAGACTACGCACGCCGCGGCAGCGATCCGCTGCGCAGCCTGCCCGCCGGACTCAAGAAGGTTCCGCTGGTGGTGCTGGTCAACGAAGGCTCGGCCTCGGCCAGCGAAATCGTGGCCGGTGCGCTGCAGGACCACAAGCGCGCCACCATCATGGGCGCGCAGACCTTCGGCAAGGGCTCGGTACAGACCGTGCGTCCGCTCGGTCCCGACACCGGCATCAAGCTGACCACCGCCCGCTACTACACGCCAAGCGGCCGCTCCATCCAAGCCAAGGGCATCGTGCCCGACGTGTGGGTTGACGAAACCGCCGAGGGCGATCTCTACGCTTCCCTGCGTCCACGCGAAGCCGATCTGGAGAAGCACCTCTCCAGCGGTCAAGGCGAGGAAGTCAAGGACGCCGCACGCGAAAAAGCGCGCGAAGAAGCCATGAAGCGCCTGGAAGAAGAGTCCAAGGACAAGGAAAAAGCCAAGAAGGACAAGCTGCCCGAGTTCGGCTCCGACAAGGACTTCCAGCTCAACCAGGCCATCAACCAGCTGCGCGGCGTGACCGTCCTGGCCAGCAAGTCCAAGACAGAACGTCCAGAAGCCAAGAAAGAAGAATGA
- the gpmA gene encoding 2,3-diphosphoglycerate-dependent phosphoglycerate mutase — MHKLVLIRHGESTWNLENRFTGWTDVDLTPTGVEQAKNAGRLLKAEGYEFDLAYTSVLKRATRTLWLTLDEMDRTWLPVEHSWRLNERHYGGLQGLNKAETAKQYGDDQVLVWRRSYDTPPPALEATDPRSERGDIRYANLKDGEVPLTECLKDTVARVLPFWNDDIAPTIRSGKRVVIAAHGNSIRALVKYLDNISDDDIVGLNIPNGIPLVYELDDDLKPIRHYYLGDAEAAAKAAAAVASQGKA; from the coding sequence ATGCACAAACTGGTACTGATTCGCCACGGCGAATCCACTTGGAATCTTGAGAATCGCTTCACCGGCTGGACCGATGTCGATCTCACACCGACTGGCGTCGAACAGGCAAAGAATGCCGGTCGCCTGCTCAAGGCCGAAGGCTACGAGTTCGATCTGGCCTACACCAGCGTTCTCAAGCGCGCCACCCGCACGCTGTGGCTCACGCTCGACGAAATGGACCGCACCTGGCTGCCCGTCGAGCACAGCTGGCGCCTGAACGAGCGCCACTACGGCGGTCTGCAAGGTCTGAACAAGGCGGAAACCGCCAAGCAGTATGGTGACGACCAGGTTCTGGTCTGGCGCCGCAGCTACGACACACCTCCTCCAGCGCTGGAAGCCACCGACCCACGCAGCGAGCGCGGCGACATCCGCTACGCCAACCTGAAGGACGGCGAAGTGCCGCTCACCGAATGCCTGAAGGACACCGTGGCCCGCGTGCTGCCGTTCTGGAACGACGACATTGCCCCAACGATTCGCTCGGGTAAGCGCGTGGTCATCGCCGCCCACGGCAATTCCATCCGTGCGCTGGTCAAGTATCTGGACAACATTTCGGACGACGACATCGTCGGCCTGAACATCCCCAACGGCATTCCGCTGGTCTACGAGCTCGACGACGACCTCAAGCCGATCCGCCACTACTACCTGGGCGACGCCGAAGCCGCCGCCAAGGCCGCTGCTGCCGTGGCTTCGCAAGGAAAAGCCTGA
- a CDS encoding rhodanese-like domain-containing protein, which yields MKFILDNWYLILIALISGSMLLVPMFRGGGVGALSTAQAIQLINREKAMVIDVCEPEEFAAGHVKGARNVPLGQLEEKLPQVVKNKALPVILVCTKGARASRAAGVAKKLGYDNAQALAGGLTAWREASLPVEKA from the coding sequence GTGAAATTCATCTTAGACAACTGGTATTTGATCCTCATTGCCCTGATTTCCGGCTCGATGCTGCTCGTTCCCATGTTCAGGGGCGGAGGTGTCGGCGCGCTCTCGACCGCGCAGGCGATCCAGCTGATCAACCGCGAAAAGGCCATGGTTATCGATGTGTGCGAACCTGAGGAGTTCGCGGCGGGCCACGTCAAGGGCGCCAGGAACGTACCGTTGGGCCAGCTCGAAGAAAAGCTGCCGCAGGTCGTCAAGAACAAGGCGCTGCCGGTGATTCTGGTGTGCACCAAGGGCGCGCGCGCCAGCCGTGCAGCAGGTGTGGCCAAGAAGCTGGGCTACGACAACGCCCAGGCGCTGGCCGGTGGCCTGACCGCCTGGCGCGAAGCCTCGCTGCCGGTTGAAAAGGCGTAA
- the grxC gene encoding glutaredoxin 3: protein MQAVKMYTTAVCPYCIRAKQILKSKGVEQIEEVRVDTNPDERVKMMEITGQRTVPQIFIGDTHVGGHDDLVALDGRGGLMPLLQGA from the coding sequence ATGCAAGCCGTCAAGATGTACACCACCGCCGTCTGCCCCTACTGCATTCGCGCCAAGCAGATCCTGAAATCCAAGGGCGTCGAGCAGATCGAGGAAGTCCGCGTGGACACCAACCCCGACGAGCGCGTGAAGATGATGGAAATCACCGGCCAGCGTACCGTTCCGCAAATCTTCATCGGCGACACCCATGTGGGCGGTCACGATGACCTCGTTGCGCTGGATGGCCGTGGCGGTTTGATGCCACTGCTGCAAGGCGCGTAA
- the secB gene encoding protein-export chaperone SecB → MATEDTPVFQIQRVYLKDLSLEQPNSPAILLEQEQPNVDIQLGVEANPVAEGIFEIAVTATVQTKIKDKTVFLVEAKQAGIFEIRNIPEDQMGAIVGIACPQIVYPYLRGNVADVITRAGFPPVHLAEINFQAMYEQQQAAAQGNAVAQ, encoded by the coding sequence ATGGCGACCGAAGACACCCCAGTGTTCCAGATTCAACGCGTTTATCTGAAGGACCTGTCCCTGGAGCAACCCAACTCTCCGGCCATCCTGCTGGAACAAGAGCAACCCAATGTGGACATCCAGCTCGGCGTGGAAGCCAATCCCGTCGCTGAAGGCATTTTCGAAATCGCCGTGACCGCCACCGTGCAGACCAAGATCAAGGACAAGACCGTGTTCCTGGTCGAAGCCAAGCAAGCCGGCATCTTCGAAATCCGCAACATCCCAGAAGACCAGATGGGCGCCATCGTCGGCATCGCTTGCCCACAGATCGTGTACCCCTACCTGCGCGGCAACGTGGCAGACGTGATCACCCGCGCTGGCTTCCCGCCTGTGCACCTGGCTGAAATCAACTTCCAGGCCATGTACGAGCAGCAACAAGCTGCCGCTCAAGGCAATGCTGTCGCTCAGTAA
- a CDS encoding NAD(P)H-dependent glycerol-3-phosphate dehydrogenase codes for MKIFVIGAGAWGTAISMSAAGNAANSHSVTLWARDAAQAQQMQAERANTRYLKGGTFPESLQVVSGDVAPHVADADLIVLGTPMAALREWLVQLADVKVPVVWLCKGFEAVPANAAAGSVGLMAHEVCRQVAPKLRSGVLSGPSFADEVVRHQPTALVAASAHADVSDLLVTAFHSGAMRVYANSDIVGVEVGGAVKNVLAIATGLCDGLQLGLNARAALITRGLAEMTRLGMALGARAETFMGLSGLGDLVLTATGDLSRNRKVGLLLAKGMSLEQAVQSLGHVAEGVYSARTVLARARLLDVEMPITETVVGLLDGELPIGDAVQTLMTRDPRGE; via the coding sequence ATGAAGATTTTCGTCATCGGAGCCGGGGCCTGGGGCACGGCGATCTCCATGAGCGCTGCGGGCAATGCGGCCAACAGCCACTCGGTCACACTCTGGGCGCGCGACGCTGCGCAGGCGCAGCAGATGCAAGCCGAGCGCGCCAACACGCGCTATCTCAAGGGCGGCACCTTCCCTGAATCGCTGCAGGTCGTGAGCGGCGATGTCGCGCCTCATGTGGCCGACGCCGACCTGATCGTGCTCGGCACGCCCATGGCCGCCTTGCGTGAATGGCTGGTGCAGCTGGCCGATGTGAAAGTGCCGGTGGTCTGGCTCTGCAAGGGCTTCGAAGCGGTGCCCGCCAATGCCGCTGCGGGCTCGGTCGGCCTGATGGCGCATGAGGTCTGCCGGCAAGTCGCGCCCAAGCTGCGCAGCGGCGTGCTCAGCGGCCCCAGTTTTGCCGATGAAGTGGTGCGCCACCAACCCACGGCCTTGGTGGCCGCAAGCGCGCATGCCGACGTGTCCGACCTGCTGGTGACCGCCTTCCACAGCGGGGCCATGCGCGTCTATGCCAACAGCGACATCGTCGGCGTGGAAGTCGGCGGAGCGGTCAAGAACGTGCTCGCGATTGCCACGGGTCTGTGCGACGGCCTGCAGCTCGGCCTGAACGCCCGCGCGGCATTGATCACGCGCGGACTTGCCGAGATGACGCGTCTGGGCATGGCGCTCGGCGCGCGCGCGGAGACGTTCATGGGGCTGTCGGGACTGGGCGATCTGGTACTCACCGCGACCGGTGACCTGTCGCGCAACCGCAAGGTCGGCCTGCTGCTTGCCAAGGGAATGTCACTGGAGCAAGCCGTGCAGTCGCTCGGCCATGTGGCCGAAGGTGTCTACAGCGCGCGCACGGTGCTGGCGCGCGCGCGGCTGCTCGACGTGGAAATGCCGATCACCGAAACCGTGGTTGGCCTGCTCGATGGCGAGTTGCCCATCGGTGATGCGGTTCAAACGTTGATGACGCGCGATCCTCGCGGGGAGTGA
- a CDS encoding tyrosine-protein phosphatase has protein sequence MSSKQNNFLFARDARIYRRSVLGLIGLGLVPPMAFTALVSCRDQQTTSHDTLPTMQVPLLHLPSIHNFRDVAGVNEQEPYRNQQGVVLRTRTLYRSGWISADDADARRLRTLGVDVVYDLRPQELRLSHPDRVPQGVEYVPLFQKTASSSSPLFEPTVSPKAMEDRMRFFVSDQSMRTRTVFLLEQMALVDGAQVFHCTQGSDLTGWITALLHTIVDLPQDVIMRDYLLSNDRLTHEADAETAPTKVQASYLQAAMHEAASRHGSVQRFINDGLRLSADVQQRLRAKLLVSA, from the coding sequence TTGAGTAGCAAGCAAAATAACTTTCTGTTCGCGCGAGATGCGCGCATTTATCGTCGCAGCGTTCTGGGCCTCATCGGCTTGGGGCTGGTGCCGCCCATGGCTTTCACGGCGCTGGTTTCCTGCCGCGATCAGCAGACCACCAGTCACGACACGCTGCCGACCATGCAGGTGCCGCTGCTGCATTTGCCATCCATCCACAATTTTCGGGATGTGGCCGGTGTGAATGAGCAGGAGCCCTACCGCAACCAGCAAGGCGTGGTGCTGCGCACCAGAACGCTGTACCGCTCGGGCTGGATCAGCGCGGACGATGCCGATGCACGCCGCCTGCGGACGCTCGGTGTGGATGTGGTCTACGACCTGCGACCACAGGAGCTGCGTCTAAGCCATCCGGATCGCGTGCCGCAAGGCGTGGAGTACGTGCCGCTGTTCCAGAAGACAGCGTCGTCATCCAGCCCACTTTTCGAACCCACGGTGTCGCCCAAGGCCATGGAAGATCGCATGCGCTTTTTCGTGTCCGACCAGAGCATGCGCACGCGCACCGTTTTTCTGCTGGAGCAGATGGCGTTGGTCGATGGTGCGCAAGTCTTTCACTGCACACAGGGCAGCGATCTGACCGGCTGGATCACAGCCTTGCTGCACACCATCGTGGACTTGCCGCAGGATGTGATCATGCGGGACTATCTGCTCAGCAACGACCGCCTGACGCACGAAGCCGACGCGGAGACCGCCCCTACCAAGGTGCAGGCCAGCTATCTGCAAGCCGCCATGCACGAAGCCGCCTCGCGACATGGCTCCGTGCAGCGTTTCATCAACGACGGTTTGCGGCTCAGCGCGGACGTGCAACAGCGTCTGCGCGCCAAGCTGCTGGTGTCTGCCTGA
- the lysA gene encoding diaminopimelate decarboxylase produces MSNPFTPTLLWQLADEYGTPLWVYDAETIRSRIAQLKSFDTIRFAQKACSNIHILQLMREQGVKVDSVSRGEILRALAAGFKAGFGEPSDIVFTADVMDEATLATVVEHKVPVNAGSIDMLHQLAKASPGHHVWLRINPGFGHGHSNKTNTGGEHSKHGIWHSDLLAALEAIKAGGLVLAGLHMHIGSGVDYGHLQEVCGAMVKLVQAAKDAGHDLHAISAGGGLSIPYRKGDATIDTAHYHGLWDAARKQAEAIVGHSLGLEIEPGRFLVAESGVLLGTVRATKNAGSNHFVLVDTGFNELMRPAMYGSFHAMQVLRRDGKELPAQPSVVAGPLCESGDVFTQGDSGVVLPRELAGAGIGDLLVINDTGAYGASMSSNYNTRPLAAEVLVEANGKARLIRRRQTVEELLALELGL; encoded by the coding sequence ATGTCCAACCCATTCACCCCCACCCTCCTCTGGCAACTGGCCGACGAATACGGCACCCCTCTGTGGGTGTACGACGCCGAAACCATCCGCTCGCGCATCGCGCAGCTCAAGAGCTTCGACACGATCCGCTTCGCCCAGAAGGCCTGCTCCAACATCCACATACTGCAACTCATGCGCGAGCAAGGCGTGAAGGTGGATTCGGTTTCGCGCGGGGAAATCCTGCGTGCGCTGGCCGCTGGTTTCAAGGCGGGCTTTGGCGAGCCCAGCGACATCGTTTTCACGGCCGATGTGATGGATGAAGCGACCCTTGCCACCGTGGTCGAGCACAAGGTGCCGGTGAATGCGGGCTCGATCGACATGCTGCACCAGTTGGCCAAGGCGTCGCCCGGTCACCATGTGTGGCTGCGCATCAACCCCGGTTTCGGGCATGGTCACAGCAACAAGACCAACACGGGTGGCGAGCACAGCAAGCATGGCATCTGGCACAGCGATCTGCTGGCGGCGCTGGAGGCCATCAAGGCGGGCGGGCTGGTGCTGGCCGGGCTGCACATGCACATCGGCTCGGGTGTGGATTACGGGCACCTGCAGGAAGTCTGCGGCGCGATGGTCAAGCTGGTGCAGGCGGCCAAGGACGCGGGGCATGATTTGCACGCGATCTCGGCGGGTGGCGGGTTGTCGATTCCGTATCGCAAGGGCGATGCGACCATCGACACCGCGCACTACCACGGCCTGTGGGACGCCGCGCGCAAGCAGGCCGAGGCCATCGTCGGCCACTCGCTGGGCCTTGAAATCGAACCTGGCCGCTTCCTCGTGGCCGAGTCCGGCGTGCTGCTGGGCACCGTGCGCGCGACCAAGAACGCGGGCAGCAATCACTTCGTGCTGGTGGACACCGGCTTCAACGAGCTGATGCGTCCTGCGATGTATGGCAGCTTCCATGCGATGCAGGTGTTGCGCCGCGATGGCAAGGAACTGCCAGCGCAGCCCAGCGTGGTGGCGGGTCCGCTGTGCGAATCAGGCGACGTGTTCACGCAGGGCGATAGCGGCGTGGTGCTGCCGCGCGAACTGGCGGGTGCGGGCATCGGCGATCTGCTGGTGATCAACGACACGGGCGCTTACGGCGCTTCGATGTCGAGCAACTACAACACGCGTCCGCTGGCAGCCGAAGTGCTGGTCGAGGCGAATGGCAAGGCGCGCCTGATCCGCCGTCGCCAGACCGTGGAAGAACTGCTGGCGCTGGAACTGGGCCTCTGA